In Fusobacterium nucleatum, the genomic stretch TAAAAAATATTCAAAATAAATATGGAAAAGATGTAGTAAAAGAGTATGATGTTGAAAAGCCAAAAGGAGGAAAGTAAATATGGAAAGAATAGCATATATAAGAGGAAAATTTAAAGGAAATAATAAAAAAATGAAAGAAGCATATTTTTATGCAAAAGAAATGATGACAAAATATGATTTAAAACCACAATATATGGGAGTTGGAGCAGAAGAAGGTTGGAATGAAGTTAAAATATTGACAATTAAAAGAAAAGAAAAAAAATTATTAGAAGATTTAGAAAAAGGAAAAGAAATAAAAAATATTGAGTTATATACAAAAGAAATAGAAGAAAAACAAATAATATATGATAAAAGCTATTTTTCAATAGATAAAGAGAGAAGTATTATTGTATTTTGGTCTAATACAAATATAGAAGAAATAGATTTTAAAGAAATTTTAGAAAAAATGAAAGAATATGTAGAACCAGGAATAGAGGAAATATGTAACTGGGAATCTGATGAAATTCCTTTAAGATACATTTGGGAGGGAGAAAAAATATTAATTCCAGATAAGATAATTCCTAAAAAAGTAACACATATTTACAAAAAAGTAACACCTTTAGATATTCCAATAGAAGTATAATATTCATAAAAGTAAAGAAAATAAATAATAGTTAAGTAATTTAAGAAAAGCTATATAGATAAGAAATATTTATATAGTTTTTTCTTAAATATATAAATTAAGTAGAAATAGACTTATGTAAGAACAGAAAATTTAGAAAATATAGGTTTTTCTGTTGGATATGGAAAAACAGAAAGTGGATTAAAAGAAAAAGATATAATAAATGCTAAATCTAACTTAGTATTAGGAGATGGAATTGTACTTAATAAAGGTGCAGATATTACAGCTGGAAATGGAAAACTATCAATAGATGAATATATAGGACATAACTTAGAAAATATAGACAAATCAAAAACATATGGAAGAGTTTATTCATCATTTAAAGATGAGAATGGGGATATAGTGGTTATTTGTCAAATAGTGTTGATAAAAAAATTTAGAATAAAAAAATTTGAAGAATAGATTTTTTAACTACATTCACAATTTTGATTAAAGGTTTGAGTGTAGTTTTTTATCTTGATAAAATTTATTTTAAATGTTAAAATCTATTAATATATAATAAACTTATGGGAGGATTTTCAGTGAAGTACAAAATTGAAAATTTGATTGATAAAGAGTTAGTAGAAAAAAGGATAAAAGAGCTAGCAAGACAAATTGAAAAAGATTATGCAGGAGAAGAAATTTATTGTGTGGGATTATTAAAAGGTTCTGTAATATTTTTAAGTGACTTAGTAAAAGAATTAAATATACCAGTTATAATAGATTTTATGTCAGTTTCTAGTTATGGAAGTGAAACAGTCAGCAGTGGAGATGTAAAAATTTTAAAAGATACAGATTTAGATTTAAGAGGGAAACATGTTTTAATAGTTGAAGATATAATTGACACAGGATTAACTTTGGAATATGTAATAAAATATTTTAAAGAAGGAAAAGGAGTTAAAAGTCTTAGAACTTGCACATTATTAAGTAAACCTGAAAGAAGAAAAGTAGATGTTAAAGTTGAATATATAGGTTTTGATGTTCCAGATAAGTTTGTAATAGGTTATGGACTTGACTATGACCAAAGATATAGAAATTTACCATATATAGCTGTTGTTATTCCTGAATAGGAGTTTGAAATGGAATTTAAACATAAAAAAAAATATGGGCAGAATTTTTTAAATAATAAAAATCAAATTCTAAATAAAATAATTGAAGTTTCAAATATTAGTGATAATGATGAAATCTTAGAGATAGGACCAGGACAAGGAGCTTTAACTTCACTATTAGTTGAAAGGGTTAAAAAAGTAACTTGTGTTGAAATAGATAAAGATTTAGAAAATACTTTAAGAAAAAAATTTTCTTCAAAAGAAAATTACACACTTGTAATGGGAGATGTTTTAGAAGTTGATTTAAGAAAATATATAAATCAAGGTACTAAGGTTGTTGCAAATATACCTTACTATATAACATCACCTATCATTAATAAGATTATAGAGAACAAAGATTTAATAGATGAAGCCTATATAATGGTACAAAAAGAGGTAGGAGAAAGAATTTGTGCTAAGTCAGGTAAAGAAAGAGGAATTTTAACATTAGCAGTGGAATACTATGGAGAATCAGAATATTTATTTACTATTCCAAGAGAGTTCTTTAATCCTATACCTAATGTAGATTCTGCTTTTATTTCAATAAAATTCTATAAAGATGATAGATATAAAAATAAAATTTCAGAAGATTTATTCTTTAAATATGTAAAGGCTGCTTTTTCAAATAAAAGAAAAAATATTGTAAATAATCTGGTAACATTAGGATATTCAAAGGATAAGATAAAGGAAATATTAAATCAAATTGAAGTATCTGAAAATGAAAGAGCAGAAAATATTTCCATAGATAAATTTATTGAACTTATAAAAATTTTTGAAGGTAGATGAGGTAGTTAATGAAAAAAAGCTATGAGTTTTTAATACAAAGTAAAAGAGAAGATATAGATTTCATAAATAAAATTGTTGAGGCCTATGAAGGAGCAGGGGTTGTAAGAACTCTTGACCCAATAAAAGGGATAATAAGTGTTATGTCAACAGATGATTTTAAAGATTTTATGAGAGATGTATTGGTAGATTTAGGTAAAAAATGGGTAGATTTAAAAATAATTGAAGAGGGTGCTTGGAAAGGTACTTTATAATGGAGGAAAAAGTGGAAAATTTAGAAAGTTTATTGAATTATATTATCAAAGAATTGGTTGAAACAAAAGATAAGGTTAATGTAACTTATGAAGTTTTGGATTCAAATGTAACATTTAAAGTAAGTGTTGCAAAAGGAGAAATGGGAAAAATAATAGGTAAAAATGGACTTACAGCTAATGCTATAAGAGGAGTTATGCAGGCAGCAGGGGTAAAAGATAAACTTAATGTAAATGTTGAATTTTTAGATTAGGAGCTAGTATGGAACTTTTAATTGCAGGAAAAGTATTAGGTTCTCATAATTTAAAAGGGGAAGTAAAAGTTATCTCTGATTTAGATAATATTGAAGTCTTAGTTGGAAATAAGGTAATTTTAGAATTAGCTGATTCTCAACAAAAATTATTAACAATTAAAAAGATAGAACATCTTGTTGCAAATAAATGGATTTTTTCTTTTGAAGAAATAAAAAATAAACAAGATACTGTTGAAATTAGAAATGCTAATATAAAAGTTAGAAGAGATATTGTTGGTATTGCTGAAGATGAATATCTTGTAAGTGATATGATAGGTTTTAAAGTCTATGATGTAAAAGATGAGGAGTATCTAGGAGAAATTATAGAGGTTATGGATACTGCTGCACATGATATTTATGTTATAGAAAATGAAGAATTTGAAACTATGATACCTGATGTAGATATCTTTATTAAAAATATTGATTTTGAAAATAGAAAAATGCTAGTTGATACTATTGAAGGTATGAAAGAACTTAAGGTAAAAAAATGAAAATAAATATTTTAACATTATTTCCAAAGATGTTTGATGGCTTTTTAAGTGAAAGTATAGTTGCAAAAGCAATAAAATTTGGAGCAGTGGAAATAAATATTATTGATATAAGGGATTATTGTTTTGATAAACATAAACAAGCTGATGATATGCCTTTTGGTGGTGGAAATGGAATGGTTATGAAACCAGAGCCTTTATTTTTAGCTTTAGAAAATGTTTCAGGAAAAGTTATCTATACTTCGCCACAGGGAAAAACTTTTAATCAGGAAATAGCAAAAGAGCTTGTAAAAGAGGAAGAATTAACTATAATTGCAGGACATTATGAAGGAATAGATGAAAGAGTTGTTGAAAATAAAGTTGATATAGAATTATCAATAGGAGATTTTGTCCTAACAGGTGGAGAAATACCTGCTATGACTATTTCTGATACTATAATAAGACTACTTCCTGATGTTATAAAAAAAGAGTCCTATGAAAATGATTCTTTTTATAATGGACTTTTAGATTATCCACATTATACAAGACCAGCAGAATATAAAGGTTTAAAAGTACCAGAAGTTTTGTTGTCAGGTAATCATAAAAAAATAGATGAATGGCGCTTAAAAGAGAGCCTTAAAAGAACTTATTTAAGAAGAAAAGAATTAATTGAAAATAGAGAATTAACAAAATTAGAAAAAAAACTTTTAGATGAGATAAAAAAAGAGGAAGTGTAATAAAATATAATGAGAAATAAAGTTTATTTGAGTTTAGTTCATTATCCAGTTTACAATAGAAACAAAGATATTGTTTGTACTTCTGTAACAAATTTTGATATACATGATATTTCAAGATCTTGTGGAACTTATGAGATAAAAGGTTATAGATTGGTTGTTCCTGTTGATGCACAAAAAAAATTAACAGAAAGAATAATTGCATATTGGCAAGATGGTACAGGTGGGCAATATAACAAAGATAGAGAACAGGCATTCAAAGTTACAGATGTTGCAGAAAGTATACAAGATGTTGTAAAAGGAATAGAAAAAATTGAAGGACAAAAACCTTTAATAATAACAACTTCTGCTAGAATATTTGATAATAGTATAAGTTATAAAAATTTATCTAAACAAATATTTGAAGATGATAAACCTTACCTTTTACTTTTTGGAACAGGTTGGGGGTTAACTGATGAGGTTATGGCTATGTCTGATTATATACTAGAACCAATTAGAGCTAATTCAAAGTATAATCATCTATCAGTTAGAGCAGCTGTTGCAATAATATTGGATAGATTATTTGGAGAAAATTAAGATGAATAATAGGCAAATTATTATAGAGCCTAATATGGAAGTTTTTTCTAAGTTAGGTGTAAAAAGTATAGAAATAAAAACTATTCTCTTGAATACAAGAATTAAGAGGATAACTTTTAATTGTGTCGTATCATGTATGAATTGTATAGATGATATAGACATTATATATAAAGATGTTCTTTCAAAGTTTGGTAGAGAACTGGAGATAGAGTTTATAACAGATAATAAAAATTTATCTTTAAATGATGAAGAAATAAAAACTATTGTAACTAGGGCTATAGAAAGGTTGAAGACTAAAAATACAACTTCTAAGTCCTTTTTGTGTTTTTATAAGCTACACATCAAAGAGAATTATATAATAATAGAACTTAATGATGAAAATACAAAATTTATGTTAGAAGAAGTCAAAATTTCTTCAAAAATAGAAAATATTTTAGATGAATATGGTGTAAAAAATTATAAAATTATTTTTAGTGTTGGAGATTTTTCAAAAGAAATTTTAAATATTGAAGAAAAAATTAAAATGGATATAGAAAAACATCAAAATAGTATAAATGCAGAAAGAGAAAAAGTAGTAAAAACTAATTCTACCTCTGAAACACAAGTATATAAGACAAAAAATGATTTTAAAAGAGCTTCAAAAACAAGAGAAATAAAAGGAAAAACTATCTCGATAAAAGATTTCTATGATTTATATGATGGAGAAACTTGTATAGTTGAAGGAGAAGTTTTTTCAATGGAAGATATGATTTTGAAAAGTGGAAAAATCCTAAGAACTATAAGAATTACAGATGGAGAAAGTTCTCTTACTTCTAAAATATTTTTAGATGAAAATGATAAATTAGATATTTATAAAGGAGTATTTTTAAAATTAAGTGGAAAACTTCAATTAGATACTTATGCAGGAAATGAAAAAACATTAATGATAAATTCTGTGAATATTATAGATAAAGAAAAGATTAAAAAAGAAGATGCAGCAGAAGAAAAAATGGTTGAGTTACATGCACATACAAAAATGAGTGAAATGGTTGGAGTAACTGATGTTGAAGATATTATAAAAAGAGCTAAGGAATATGGACATAAAGCAATAGCTATTACAGATTATTCAGTAGTACATTCATATCCAGCTGCATTTAAAACAGCTAAAAATCTTTCAACAGATGAAGAGAAAATGAAAGCTATTTTTGGTTGTGAAATGTATATGATAGATGATGAAGCACCTATGGTTACCAATCCAAAAGATAAAAAAATTGATGATGAAGAATTTGTAGTATTTGATATAGAAACTACTGGTTTAAATTCACATACCAATGAAATTATAGAAATTGGGGCAGTAAAAATAAAATCTGGAAGAATAGTAGATAGATATTCACAACTTATCAATCCAGGACGACCTATTCCATATCACATAACAGAAATTACAAGTATAACAGATGAACAGGTTGCTAATGAACCTAAAATAGATAAGGTAATTGGAAAGTTTGTAGATTTTGTTGGAGATGCAGTTTTGGTTGCACATAATGCACCTTTTGATATGGGATTTATAAAAAGAGATATAAAAAAATACTTAAATATAGATTATCAATGCTCTGTAATTGATACCTTACAAATGGCAAGAGATTTATTCCCAGATTTAAAGAAGTATGGTTTAGGGGACTTAAACAAGACACTAGGTTTAGCACTTGAAAAACACCATAGAGCAGTTGATGACTCACAAGCAACTGCAAATATGTTTATTATATTCTTAGAAAAATACAAAGAAAAAGGCTTAGAATATATGAAAGATATCAACACAGGTTTTGAAGTTAATGTGAAGAAACAATCTTTAAAAAATGTTATGGTATTAGTAAAAACTCAAGCTGGTTTAAAAAATATGTACAGATTAGTTTCAGAAGCACATATAAAATACTTTGGTAATAAAAAAGCTAGAATACCTAAATCAGTTTTGGTAGAAAATAGAGAAGGACTTATAATAGGAAGTTCTTTAACTGCACATTTTATGAATACAGGGGAACTTGTAGATTTATATCTAAGACATGATTTAGAAAAATTAGAAGAAGCAGCAAAATTTTATGACTATATAGAATTGCTACCTAAATCAACTTACAATGAGCTTATAGAAAAAGATGGAACAGGTGCACTAGGTTCTTATGAAGAAGTTGAAAAAATGAATAAATATTTTTATGATTTAGGAAAAAGACTTGGAATTTTGGTAACTGCTAGTTCTAATGTTCATTATCTTGATGAAAATGAAGATATAATAAGATCAATTTTATTATATGGTAGTGGAACAGTATATAATTCAAGACAATATAGCATAAATAATGGTTTTTATTTTAGAACAACTGATGAAATGTTAAAAGAATTTAGTTATTTAGGTGAAGATGAAGCAAAAGAAATTGTTGTAACAAATACAAATAAAATAGCTGATATGATAGAAAGTGAAATTAAGCCTATACCAGAAGGTTTTTATCCACCAAAAATGGAAAATGCAGAAGAAATTGTAAAAAGTATGACTTATGAAAAGGCATATAGAATATATGGAAATCCTTTACCTGAAATTGTTTCAGCAAGATTGGAAAGAGAATTAAATGCCATTATAAATAATGGTTTTTCTGTTTTGTATTTATCAGCACAAAAGTTAGTAAAAAAATCTTTGGATAATGGTTATTTAGTTGGTTCAAGAGGTTCAGTTGGTTCTTCACTTGTTGCCTTTATGATGGGAATAACAGAAGTTAATGCACTATATCCTCACTATATCTGTGATAATCCTGAATGTAAATACTCTGAATTTATAGAAAAAGAAGGGGTAGGTATAGATTTGCCAGATAAAATTTGTCCAAAATGTGGTGCTAAATTAAGAAAAGATGGATATTCTATACCATTTGAAGTTTTTATGGGATTTAAAGGAGATAAAGTACCAGATATAGATTTAAACTTCTCAGGAGAGTATCAATCTGAAATTCATAGATATTGTGAAGAATTATTTGGAAAAGAAAATGTATTTAAAGCTGGAACTATCTCAACACTTGCTGAAAAAAATGCTGAAGCCTATGTAAGAAAATATTTTGAGGATAATAATTTGAATACAGTAAGAGCTGAAATTATAAGATTAGGTAGACTTTGTCAAGGAGCTAAAAAAACAACAGGGCAACACCCTGGTGGAATGGTTATAGTACCACAAGGAAATTCCATCTATGAATTTTGTCCTGTACAAAGACCAGCCAATGATGAAACAAGTGAATCTACAACAACCCATTATGATTATCATGTAATGGATGAACAGTTAGTAAAACTTGATATACTGGGGCATGATGACCCTACAACTATAAAACTTTTACAAGAGTATACTAATATGGAAATTAAAGATATTCCACTTGCTGATAAGAATACTTTAAAAATCTTTTCATCAACAGAATCTTTGGGAGTAACTCCTGAACAAATAGGAACAGAAATAGGAACTTATGGAATACCAGAATTTGGTACGGGTTTTGTAAGACAGATGCTTATAGACACAAGACCTACAACTTTTGCAGAGCTTGTAAGAATATCTGGACTTTCACATGGTACAAATGTTTGGCTTAATAATGCACAAGAATTTGTAAGAAATGGACAAGCAACTCTTTCACAAATAATAACAGTGAGAGATGATATTATGAACTATTTAATAGATCAAGGTTTGGATAATAGTGATGCATTTAAAATAATGGAATTTGTAAGAAAGGGTAAACCTAAAAAAGAGCCAGAAAATTGGGAAAAATATTCTGCTATGATGAAGGAAAAGAAAGTTCCTGATTGGTATATTGAATCTTGTAGAAGAATAGAGTATATGTTCCCTAAGGGGCATGCTGTTGCTTATGTTATGATGGCAATGAGAATAGCATATTTTAAAGTCCATAAACCACTTGCATTTTATGCAGCTTTCCTATCAAGGAAAGCAGATGATTTTGATATGGAATTTATGAGTAAGGGCATTCTTGCAAAACAAAAATTAGAAGAATTATCCAAAGAACCAAAATTAGATCCTAAGAAAAAAAATGAACAAGCTATATGTGAAATTGTAGTAGAAATGGAAGCAAGAAATATAGAGCTTTTACCTGTTGATATCTATTTATCAGATGGTAAAAAATTTACAATAGAAGATGATAAAATTAGAATACCTTTAATTGGGATAAATGGGTTAGGAGGAGCCGTCATTGATGCCATAGTTAAAGAAAGAGAAGAAGGAAAGTTTATTTCAGTTGAAGATTTAAAAAGAAGAACAAAAATGCAGCAACCTGTTGTAGACAAGTTAAAAAATATTGGAGCAATTTCAAGTTTAAGTGAAACAAATCAAATTTCTTTATTTTAAAGGAGGAGTAAGTTGAAAAAATTATTAAATAAGATAGTATTATTTTTAATACTATCATTAACAGCATTTTCATATAATTTTCCAATAGATGATCCCTATTCAGCAACAATTATAGGAAGTGCAACAATGATGACACCAGGAGTCAGTGAGAATATACCACTGAAAGTATATGAAATACAAATAAAAAATAAAAAGGAAATTCCTGATGTATTTTGGTATGCAAGTAAATTTAAGTTTTCTTTTAGTAAACAAAAGAATAAAAAAGCACCTTTAATATTTGTTCTAGCAGGAACAGGTTCAGACTATAATACAACAAGGGTTAAATTTATGCAAAGGATATTTCATGATGCTGGTTATCATACAATAGCAATAAGCTCTCAAATGAGTCAACAATTTATGATTTCTGCTTCTTCTAATTCTGTACCAGGTCTACTTTTAGAAGATAATAAGGATATCTATAAGGCAATGAAACTTGCCTATAATAAAATTAAAGATCAAATAGAGGTTACAGATTTTTATATAATGGGATACAGTCTAGGTGGAAGTAATGCAGCTGTTTTATCTTATATAGATGAAAAAGAAAAAGTCTTTAATTTTAAAAGAGTATTTATGGTAAATCCCCCAGTTGAATTGTATGATTCAGCAGTAAAATTAGATAAATATTTAGATGAATATACAGGAGGAAAAACAGCAGGTATAGAAAAATTGTTAAATACAACCTTAGCAAAAGTTGAAGGTGGATTAACAAGCGAGTATGCAAATATAGGTGTTGATACTATCTATAATATAGTAAAAGGCAATATCTTATCTGATGCAGAAAAAAAAGCATATATAGGTTTAGCTTTTAGATTGGCTTCCAATGATTTAAACTTTATTTCAGATTTTATATCTAAAAGTCATGTTTATACAAAAAATCCAGAGAAAGTTAATAAGTATACAAATATGAAAGAATACTTAAAAGCAGTAAATTTTGCAACATTTGAAGATTATGTTAATAAGGTAGGATTTCCATATTATAAAAAACATGATAAAGACTTTACTATTGAAAGTTTGAAATGGAAAGCAAGTTTAAGAGTTATAGAAGATTATCTTAGGGCTTCTCCTAAAATTGCAGCTGTAACAAATATAGATGAATTAATTTTAAATGAAAAAGATATTAATTTTTTAAAGGATGTGTTTAAAGATAGATTGGTTATTTATCCTAAGGGAGGACATTGTGGTAATATGTTCTATAAAGAAAATGTAGATGTTATGTTAAAATTTATAAATGAGGGGGTTTTAAAATATGAAAATTAAAAATTTATTATTGTTTAGTGTTTTAAGCCTTACTCTAATTTCTTGTACTAATACAAGTGAAGTCAAAAAAGCTAATACAGACTATACAGAGGCTAGTAATGTTATATATGTTAACTCTGGTGAAAGTAATTTTATTGCTGATGAACCTGACCCATGGGAATCATTTAACAAAAGAATATATCAGTTTAACTATCAAATAGAAAGATTGGTAATAACTCCTATTGTCAATACATATAAGTTTATTACTCCTGATTTTGTTGAAGATAGAGTGAGCAATTTCTTTAAAAATGTAAAGGTACTGAATACTATGACTAATTCTGCTTTTCAATTTAAAGGGCGAAAATCTATGAGAGCCCTAGGAAGATTTACTATCAATACTATATTAGGTTTAGGAGGGCTTTTTGATGTAGCCTCAAAAATGGGAATGCCAAAACCTTATGAGGATTTTGGATTGACACTTGCACATTATGGGGTAGGTAGAGGACCTTATTTAGTATTGCCAATTCTTGGACCTACATATTTAAGAGATGCTTTTGGAATGAGTGTAGACAGTGTTGTAGCAGGAAAAACAGATATATATAGAAGAATGGATTTATTTAACTCATCAAATGCTGGTTTAACTGCATTAAGAGGAATAGATATGAGAAAAAATATTGATTTCCAATATCATCAAACAAATTCTCCTTTTGAATATGAATATGTAAGATTTTTATATAGTAAATATAGAGGGATACAAGAAGCAGCAAGTAAACAATAAATATATAGAAAATTTATATTGGCTGCTTGCCAGCCATTAATGTCTCAGGAGTTTACTAAAACACTCCTTCGTACATTAATGGGCGTCGCAGCAGCTTAAAAAATATTTTCATATAGTATTTATATAATAAAATGGGAGGTTTTTAATGGATTTAAAAGAAAAAGTATTAGAATACAAAGATGAAGTTGTAAAAGAAATTCAAAATGCAGTTAGAGTAAAAAGTGTTAAAGAAGCATCATTACCTGGAATGCCTTTTGGAGAAGGACCTGCAAAAGCACTTGATCATTTTATAGATTTAGCTAAAAAATTAGGTTTTAAAGCAGAAAAATTTAATAACTATGCAATGCACATAGATATGGGAGAAGGAAAAGAAACATTAGGGATACTTGCTCATGTTGATGTGGTACCAGAAGGGGATAATTGGACTTATCCTCCATATTCAGGAACAATAGCAGATGGAAAAATCTTTGGTAGAGGAACATTAGATGATAAAGGACCTGCTATAATTTCATTATTTGCCATGAAAGCAATAGCAGATTCAGGGGTAAAATTAAATAAAAAAATTAGAATGATATTAGGAGCAGATGAAGAAAGTGGAAGTGCTTGTTTAAAATATTATTTTGGAGAATTAAAAATGCCTTATCCTGATATAGCCTTTACGCCAGATTCAAGTTTCCCAGTAACTTATGCAGAAAAAGGAAGTGTAAGAGCTAAAATAAAGAAAAAATTTAATACTTTGCAAGATGTAGTAATAAAAGGTGGAAATGCTTTTAACTCTGTTCCAAATGAAGCCAATGGAGTAATTCCTGTTGATATGCTTGGAGAAGTTAGAAACAAAAATAAAGTTGAATTTATAAGAGAAGGAAATGTATATAAGGTATTTTCAGCAGGTATTCCAGCACATGGAGCTCATCCTGAAAAAGGGTATAATGCGGTATCAGCATTATTTGAAGTTTTGCAAGATTTTGGAGTTAAAAATGAAGAATTAAAAGGTTTAGTTACATTCTTTGATAAATTTGTAAAGATGGAAACTGATGGTAAATCTTTTGGTGTTAAATGCACAGATGGAGAAACAGGGGATTTAACTTTAAATTTAGGAAAAATAAATTTAGAAAACAATGAACTTGAAATCTGGATAGATATGAGAGTACCTGTTAAAATTAAAAATGAACAAATAATAGAAACTATTAAGAAAAATACAGAAGACTATGGTTATGAATTTTTATTACATTCAAATACTCAGCCTTTATATGTTGCAAAGGATAGTTTCTTAGTTTCAACTTTAATGAATATCTATAAAGAATTAACAGGAGATAATAATGCAGAGCCAGTAGCAATAGGTGGAGGGACTTATGCTAAGTATGCTAAAAATGCTGTTGCTTTTGGTGCTTTACTTCCAGATCAAGAAGACAGAATGCACCAAAGAGATGAGTATTTAGAAATATCAAAAATAGATAAACTTCTTCAAATATATGTAGAAGCAATTTATAGATTAGCAAAATAGTTAGGAGAAATTATGTGGCAAAAATTAACAGTAGAATCCAAGAGTTCTATTGATGAATACACCAAGAATAGATTTGAAATATGTGATTTAAGTTTTTCTAATTTACTATTATGGAGTATTGGAGAAAATACAGAATATGAAATAGAAAATGATGTTTTAACTATAAGAAGTACTTATATGGGAGAGTTACATTA encodes the following:
- the rimM gene encoding ribosome maturation factor RimM (Essential for efficient processing of 16S rRNA), producing MELLIAGKVLGSHNLKGEVKVISDLDNIEVLVGNKVILELADSQQKLLTIKKIEHLVANKWIFSFEEIKNKQDTVEIRNANIKVRRDIVGIAEDEYLVSDMIGFKVYDVKDEEYLGEIIEVMDTAAHDIYVIENEEFETMIPDVDIFIKNIDFENRKMLVDTIEGMKELKVKK
- the rsmA gene encoding 16S rRNA (adenine(1518)-N(6)/adenine(1519)-N(6))-dimethyltransferase RsmA, which translates into the protein MEFKHKKKYGQNFLNNKNQILNKIIEVSNISDNDEILEIGPGQGALTSLLVERVKKVTCVEIDKDLENTLRKKFSSKENYTLVMGDVLEVDLRKYINQGTKVVANIPYYITSPIINKIIENKDLIDEAYIMVQKEVGERICAKSGKERGILTLAVEYYGESEYLFTIPREFFNPIPNVDSAFISIKFYKDDRYKNKISEDLFFKYVKAAFSNKRKNIVNNLVTLGYSKDKIKEILNQIEVSENERAENISIDKFIELIKIFEGR
- the hpt gene encoding hypoxanthine phosphoribosyltransferase — encoded protein: MKYKIENLIDKELVEKRIKELARQIEKDYAGEEIYCVGLLKGSVIFLSDLVKELNIPVIIDFMSVSSYGSETVSSGDVKILKDTDLDLRGKHVLIVEDIIDTGLTLEYVIKYFKEGKGVKSLRTCTLLSKPERRKVDVKVEYIGFDVPDKFVIGYGLDYDQRYRNLPYIAVVIPE
- a CDS encoding KH domain-containing protein, with translation MENLESLLNYIIKELVETKDKVNVTYEVLDSNVTFKVSVAKGEMGKIIGKNGLTANAIRGVMQAAGVKDKLNVNVEFLD
- a CDS encoding DUF4911 domain-containing protein, which produces MKKSYEFLIQSKREDIDFINKIVEAYEGAGVVRTLDPIKGIISVMSTDDFKDFMRDVLVDLGKKWVDLKIIEEGAWKGTL
- the trmD gene encoding tRNA (guanosine(37)-N1)-methyltransferase TrmD, whose protein sequence is MKINILTLFPKMFDGFLSESIVAKAIKFGAVEINIIDIRDYCFDKHKQADDMPFGGGNGMVMKPEPLFLALENVSGKVIYTSPQGKTFNQEIAKELVKEEELTIIAGHYEGIDERVVENKVDIELSIGDFVLTGGEIPAMTISDTIIRLLPDVIKKESYENDSFYNGLLDYPHYTRPAEYKGLKVPEVLLSGNHKKIDEWRLKESLKRTYLRRKELIENRELTKLEKKLLDEIKKEEV
- a CDS encoding RNA methyltransferase — encoded protein: MRNKVYLSLVHYPVYNRNKDIVCTSVTNFDIHDISRSCGTYEIKGYRLVVPVDAQKKLTERIIAYWQDGTGGQYNKDREQAFKVTDVAESIQDVVKGIEKIEGQKPLIITTSARIFDNSISYKNLSKQIFEDDKPYLLLFGTGWGLTDEVMAMSDYILEPIRANSKYNHLSVRAAVAIILDRLFGEN